TGCCTGGTCGAACTGACCTTGATTCGCCAGATGAAACGAAGCAGCCGCGTAGATGTCGGCTTCCGGAAAAGTCTCTGTGAGCTGCAGAGCCTGTTCCAGATCTCCCTGTTTCAACTGATTCTCAATCAGCTTCTTGAAGAACTTGTAATAGCGGAAAACTTCGATGTCGAGCTTTGCGGCGTACTCTTTGATCTGATCCAGGTTACCCTGTTTCAGCAGTTGACCAGCAAAGCTGGCCAGGGTTGAAAAGCGTTCTTTTTCTTCCTCCTCGTTTTGTGCGGCCTTGTTGACGAGCAGAATGACTTCCTGCGCCCGTTGTGGCTGGTTGAGTTCTAAAAGCTTATCGGCAATATAATAAATGGCTCTGGTTTGGTAATCGAGGTACTCCATTTCCTGTGCCACCTGGATGGCCTGTTCGATGTTGCTGGAGTCCTTCAGTTGACGGGAGATATCGTAACGGAGTGAATCATAGGGATCGACTGCCCCCTGGCGAACCAGGCTCATCGCCGAGCCTATCTGTCCCGCTTTCAGCTGAGACCGCGCAAGGGTACCCGCGGCAATCTGTTGATACTCTGCAGAGCGAAGTTCCCGCAGGAGTGCTGTTGCCTGAGGAATCTGATCGAGATTCGCCCTGCGGACAGCGACACAACATAACGTCAGTTCCCGTTCATCGGCGAGTTGTGACCGGCTCTCTTCTATCGCCTGTTCGATGTCGGCCTCGGTTTTCAATGTACCGGACAGTAATTGGACCACCTTGTATTTGGAATTCAAGTCGGTCATCTGTTTCACGATGTTGCGGGCCTGTGTGACAGCACCATCTTTGATCATTTTCGAGGCGATCCGGTGCTGCGCCCTGCCACGTTCAGCCGGGGATTTCATTTTTCCCGCGAGCTTCAGTGCCTGCGCATTCCGGTCTGTATAAATCAGTTTGAGGATTTGTCGTTTCTGTGTCTTCTTTTGTCGTTCCGGTGTTCGGATCAGGCGAATTGTCCGGCTGGCGTAAGAGAGATCCTCGGCATCAACGCATGCCACGGCTGTTTGAGACAGAGCGAAGTCTTTTTCATATCCTGAGGGTTGATGCCGGGTAACAAAGAGCAGCAGGTCTTCCGGAGTCTCCCAGGGTTGAGGGGCCTGGTCTGGTGCACCATTTGCCTCTGTTGTTTTGTCAGAGTCCACTTTGGGGGAGATAGACGGCGTGCTGACTTCCTCTTTCGTTTCGCAGCCTGTCAGCAGGCACAGGCAGACAACCCAAAGAAGTGACTGTCTCTTAAAGTGAGGCGACGTATTTCGATCCATCTGAAAAACTCGATTGAACTGAGTCGGAAATCCCTTATCCAGATACTCATTTTGTCTGCCTCAAGCCGACAAAGCAATACAGGATTTAACAAACGCACGAGATCAGATTCACCACTAGAGGGAAGTCCTTGTCTGCCTTAGACTTCCCAGTCGGTTGCCTCGATGCCCATGCGGGTGGCGCGGAGGGCGCTTTGTGAGGTCTGCATGGGCATCTCGGTTTTGGCGATCTGCTGGAATTTGGTTTGTAAAATCCGGGCGAAGGTCGCGGCCAGGGTGGCCTCGTCGTCGTCAAAGCCGCCGTGACTGAGGGAAGTGGAGTACGATTTCGGATCGGCGTCGTTCGTATTCGGCGAGCGAACCCAGTCTGCCGATTTTCGCTTGAAGAATTTTTGCAGGTCCGGGTCTTGCTCAATAAATTTCTGCATGCCGAGAATCGGTTCCCCGTCGCGGAGCAGGGGGACGCGGGCTTTGTCTTCAAACGCGTTAGAGACAAGGTACAGGAGCGACTTGTGATAGATCTTCGCACAGTGGTCATCCCGCTCAGCTTTATCGGTCAGTGTGAACAGTGCGAATTGCGAGAGGCTGCCGGTTTGGACTGCGGGCTGATAAGTTTCTTTGAAAAGCTCGACAGTGCAGGCGGGCGCCCACATCGTGCAGGTGGAAACAGATTGTCCCAGGCCGGTTTTGTTTTTCATGGGACCGCTTTTGATTTTCCCTTTCGAGCACAGAAGCTGGACCAAAGGAGCCATGAAGATGGAGCCGGCGCTGTGACCGGCGATATGCAGTTCAATCGAGTTGTCGTCCTTGATCAGTTTTTGCAGGTGATGCGCCATTTTTCGCGCGCCCCCTTGGGCACTGGTAGACGCAGCCAGTGCGTTCTCTTTCATTTCATCCCACTGTGCTTTACCCGTAAGTAGGCGTGCCAGTGGTTCCAGGGCGTCGTCCAGTCGGTCCAGCATGAAATCTTTCGCTGTATCCAGCAGGCCTTCCGTGCGGCGTTGTTTCAAGGCGTCTTTCAGAATATTGACCAGCGTGGTCCAATAATCGGTTTTCCAGATGAAGGCCAGTGGATAAATTTCGGACTCAAGCAGCACTTCCCGATAGTCGGCAACACGTTGAATGGCGGATTTTTCATCGGTCAAACCGCCGTGGGCGTACAGCAGGATGCGTTTCTTTTTCCAGCCAGCGGTCACGCGGGGAATGTCCTGCTCGAAGATATTTTTGACCGCGTCTTCGGAAGTCCCATATGTGCCGGTTTCCCGGAGTCGGCCATCATTGCCGATGCTAATAATATGCGGCCTGATATCATGAAACGTATAGCCCACACTCGAAGTGGCGACTTCTGCATTGGCACGGGCGATGGCGCCAGCAGTTTGCAGTTCAATGGGGACTCCCAGTCGAGCGACCCAGACGTCGGTTCCGTTCTCCAGCCAGTCGGCGTAGGTGATTTTAGCGAAGCCACCCCGTCCCCAGTTTGTAGACCACGAGTTTTGAATCCAGAAACCTTCGCTGTCGTAGGCGACGATGGCAAACGCGTGGCCTCCCAGCGTTTTGGTTTTGTGGGGGATGGTTCCGTCGGAGCCAATTTTGTTCCAGCCTTCATGCACGATGGCAGTCGCGTACAGAACCTCTGCTTCCTGAATTGCGCAGTGCATGGCGACGAGATCACGGTGATTTACACGAAAGTAAGCACCGAGGGGCCGGTGTTTAGAATCATCGGCGCGTGCGGGGGTCAGGTTGTCATCTGCGCGTCCGGCTTTGTAAGGCCAGAGTTCTTCCGTGCAGACGCCGTGCTTGTGCCAGCCTTTCATTGCACCGCGTGCACTGGAGCCGGAATACCCTTCGCCGGGCCATTCATCGTAGCGTTTGGCCATTTCATACAACATGCGGGAACTGACGGGGGTAGCATCGGGAACCACTCTGCGTGTCATAAGCAGATAGTTGACCACCGTGGCCAGTCCAAAACCGGTGCAGGCCCCTTCGACGCCCTGGTCCAGTACGGGAACATTTCGTTGTTGATAGTCTTCCAGCGAACGATACGTGGGTACTTCCGTCAGGGTCGGGACAAACATCCGGTCGCGAAAGTCGAGTGTATCAGGTCGGGCATCCAGTGTCCGTTCTGTAAGCGTGACAGGTTTGGATTTTTTGCGAGCCATGAGGATTGATCCCTCTTCAGTAGAATGCTGTTTGTAGAAATGTGCTACTATGTATTGGTGTTCGAATTTATCTTACTGGTTGGCGGGTAGGGATCAAGCAGAATTTCTGGGAAATGTGAGCTCTCGTTCATGTGGGGGAGTAGACGAAGTGAACCTGCTTGCGTTTTACTTTGTCGTTACGAGGATTTAAGAAAACATGTATGAAAAATTCAGAAGCGAAGCAGGTCTTCTCAACAGGAAGCGTTAATGATGAGTCAGTTCAAGGAAGAATTTAGCTGGTACCCCTATTTTTTGATCATTGATCTGGAGGCGACCTGCTGTAATCAGCAGTCAGTTCCCCGCAATGAGATGGAGATCATTGAAATCGGTGCTGTGATGGTCGACTACGATTCGCTGTCGGCGGTCGATGAATTTCAAACGTTTATTCAGCCGGTCCGGCATCCTCAGTTGACGCCGTTTTGTACTGAGCTGACCTCAATTCAGCAGTCCGATGTGGATGATGCACCGCTGTTTGCGGCAGCCATCAATTTACTCAAAGAGTGGATGGCCTCTTATGAACCGGCGTTGTTCTGTTCCTGGGGTGATTATGATAAATCTCAGTTTGAGCAGGACTGCCGATACCACCAGATCCCCTATCCTTTTCCGTCCGCCCATCTCAATCTCAAAACACAGTTTTCACGGTCACAGGGTTACTCTAAAAAATATGGCATGACGGGTGCTCTGAAACGGGCTGGAATCTCTTTGGAAGGGACGCATCATCGCGGGATTGATGATGCGCGGAATATGGCTCGTCTGATGCCCTGGATTGTTGGCAAAAAATAGTGGTAGACGCCGGGGTTCGTATTACGTTTATAGATCTGTGAGTGGCGCTAATTTACCGGCTCAACTTTGTTTGATTGATTTGAGGAGTGATCCTCGGTCCGATCTATAAAAAGCGGGAAGTAATTTAAACTCACTATTTGCTTTCGTCTCGCCGGTCGTTTATAATGACCTGTTCATAGGTTCTAGGAGAATCTGCCCGTTTGACTGCTGATTCATAATTGACTTCGTCATGGTCAGGGTAGAAAATAGAAATTAAGCTAAGACCATTCGCTAAGCCACGATCTGAAATAAAAATCCCATCAAAACTGCATCAGGCTGGGGAAACGATAATCACATTAAGGGAGTTATCGATGCGCAACAAAGTAACAAATTTCAAGCACTCATCTCACCGTGGATTTACTCTGATTGAGTTATTAGTGGTTATGGCGATTATTGCCTTGCTGGCTGCCATGTTGCTGCCTGCAATTCAACGAGCCCGTGAAAGTGCCCGCCGCACACAGTGTATCAATAATCTGAAGCAACTGAGTCTGGCGGCTTTCAATTACGAGAGTGCCTTCCGCTGCTTCCCCGCAGGCTGGATTGATGGGACGGTTCTGGATGATGATGGGCAGCCTACTAATGATCCTCCTTACCAGAATGCCAATGTCGCGTTTCCCGAACCAGTTATGTTCCCTGTCCGTGATCGTTCGGTCCAAAATCAGAACCAGCAGTATCGATTGACCGAGTGGGAGCTGTCTCCGTTCTGGGGTTGGCAGGCGCTGATACTGGCAGAAATGGATCAGGGGACCGTCAATATTAATTACAACTTAAGTAAATTTTCTGATGACAGTAAAAACGCCAGCACGGTCGCTATTGAGAGTTATATCTGTCCCAGTGCCACTCTGCCGACGAATCGGCCCCGCGGTCTCGGGTATTCCAGTTATCGAGGAGTCGGCGGGCGCCTGGAAGGGTTCACCGGTTATGCTCCTTACACTGCCAGATTTCAGGGGGGAATCTTTGGTAACAACAGTGCTACCAAACTCAATGATATTTCAGACGGTCAGACGAACACACTGATGTTTGGTGAATCTTCGTTTGGTTTCTGGGCCGACAGTCATAGTGCGGTCTCAGGATTTGTGGAAGCAAGTGACGGAACTGATTTTCATGGCGCTCAAAATTTTGACGGGACGCCGGAAGTGACTCAAGCATACCATCTCACCTTTGGTTCCCGGCACGATGATTTAGCTCATTTTGCCTTAGCCGATGGTTCTGCAAAATCGATGGCAAAAAATATTGATACCAATCTCTTCCGACAGCTCTGTATCCGCAACGATGGAGAGCGGGTTACGGGAGAGTGGTAAACGAAGAACAAGACTCGGTGAGCTTTCGTTCCTGAATGTTCATAGATCAGGCGCGATTAAAGGGGAAAGCGATGACCTCTTGCAGCGCCTGCTTTCCCAGCGCCAGCATGATTAACCGATCGATGCCCAGCGCAGTCCCCGCGCAGGCGGGCAAACCTGCTTCCATCGCTTGCAGCAGGTAACTTTCTGCAGGCAAAGCAGGGCGATGTTCTTTTTCGCGCAGCTTGGATTGCACTTCGATGCGTCTGCGTAATTCAACGGCATCAGT
This window of the Gimesia fumaroli genome carries:
- a CDS encoding DUF1559 family PulG-like putative transporter — encoded protein: MRNKVTNFKHSSHRGFTLIELLVVMAIIALLAAMLLPAIQRARESARRTQCINNLKQLSLAAFNYESAFRCFPAGWIDGTVLDDDGQPTNDPPYQNANVAFPEPVMFPVRDRSVQNQNQQYRLTEWELSPFWGWQALILAEMDQGTVNINYNLSKFSDDSKNASTVAIESYICPSATLPTNRPRGLGYSSYRGVGGRLEGFTGYAPYTARFQGGIFGNNSATKLNDISDGQTNTLMFGESSFGFWADSHSAVSGFVEASDGTDFHGAQNFDGTPEVTQAYHLTFGSRHDDLAHFALADGSAKSMAKNIDTNLFRQLCIRNDGERVTGEW
- a CDS encoding C1 family peptidase; the protein is MARKKSKPVTLTERTLDARPDTLDFRDRMFVPTLTEVPTYRSLEDYQQRNVPVLDQGVEGACTGFGLATVVNYLLMTRRVVPDATPVSSRMLYEMAKRYDEWPGEGYSGSSARGAMKGWHKHGVCTEELWPYKAGRADDNLTPARADDSKHRPLGAYFRVNHRDLVAMHCAIQEAEVLYATAIVHEGWNKIGSDGTIPHKTKTLGGHAFAIVAYDSEGFWIQNSWSTNWGRGGFAKITYADWLENGTDVWVARLGVPIELQTAGAIARANAEVATSSVGYTFHDIRPHIISIGNDGRLRETGTYGTSEDAVKNIFEQDIPRVTAGWKKKRILLYAHGGLTDEKSAIQRVADYREVLLESEIYPLAFIWKTDYWTTLVNILKDALKQRRTEGLLDTAKDFMLDRLDDALEPLARLLTGKAQWDEMKENALAASTSAQGGARKMAHHLQKLIKDDNSIELHIAGHSAGSIFMAPLVQLLCSKGKIKSGPMKNKTGLGQSVSTCTMWAPACTVELFKETYQPAVQTGSLSQFALFTLTDKAERDDHCAKIYHKSLLYLVSNAFEDKARVPLLRDGEPILGMQKFIEQDPDLQKFFKRKSADWVRSPNTNDADPKSYSTSLSHGGFDDDEATLAATFARILQTKFQQIAKTEMPMQTSQSALRATRMGIEATDWEV
- a CDS encoding 3'-5' exonuclease; translated protein: MMSQFKEEFSWYPYFLIIDLEATCCNQQSVPRNEMEIIEIGAVMVDYDSLSAVDEFQTFIQPVRHPQLTPFCTELTSIQQSDVDDAPLFAAAINLLKEWMASYEPALFCSWGDYDKSQFEQDCRYHQIPYPFPSAHLNLKTQFSRSQGYSKKYGMTGALKRAGISLEGTHHRGIDDARNMARLMPWIVGKK